One region of Pseudomonas sp. B21-040 genomic DNA includes:
- the tssE gene encoding type VI secretion system baseplate subunit TssE — protein sequence MAGSRFLPPLFERLASSEVDTLRVFDLQGLLDSVRTELLRLFNTRRGPHALTSPPSILDYGIADWTALQQQRSDDRRQLARDVREAITHFEPRLRLGEVQVEPVPGQPQQLRIRLVGELRSGRQHWPVAFFIERVSDGLEVRHERLD from the coding sequence ATGGCTGGCAGCCGCTTCCTCCCGCCGCTGTTCGAGCGACTCGCCTCAAGCGAGGTCGACACGCTGCGCGTGTTCGACCTTCAAGGCCTGCTCGACTCGGTCCGCACGGAACTGCTGCGCCTGTTCAACACCCGACGCGGTCCACACGCGCTCACCTCACCGCCGAGCATTCTCGACTACGGCATCGCTGACTGGACCGCCCTGCAACAGCAACGCAGCGATGACCGTCGTCAGTTGGCGCGGGACGTGCGCGAGGCCATTACCCATTTTGAGCCGCGCCTGCGACTGGGCGAAGTTCAGGTCGAGCCAGTGCCCGGTCAACCGCAGCAACTGAGGATTCGGTTGGTCGGGGAGCTACGCAGTGGCCGTCAGCACTGGCCGGTGGCCTTTTTTATCGAGCGGGTCAGCGATGGCCTTGAGGTGCGTCATGAGCGACTCGATTGA
- the tssF gene encoding type VI secretion system baseplate subunit TssF, protein MSDSIDPQLLDYYQKELTWLRHAGSIFAERYPKVARRLELSPGECPDPHVERLLEGFALLAARLQRRLDDDYAEFSDALLEQLYPLAMRPLPSCAIVQFEPDPSKGNLDDGYPLPRDTPLFVTTSKGESIHFRTTAAVRLWPLEINEALMLGSEEAQALTGVAQARSALRLGLRCLGDSQWSTLGIEQLRIHLSASPVINACLYDLLGAHAVKVLAGPIGSVPKGLEGLPHIVGFASDEVLLPDEDGVHPGMRLLAEYFAFPDKFNFFDLPLAGVTSDHQALYVYIVFDRAPSNRMHLQASDFALGCTPVINLFPRTSEPLRPDGTRSEYRLVADSHRENSVEIHSIRAMRASTRQGVQRVPAYYGSQHSGNDKQCYWHARRVSGMTPNRLGTDLLLSLVDTRLDPLTDAIEYSLTAELLCTNRHLAQSLPAGTPLGFERPGPVAWARLRNPPSPQSLPRLDGESRWRLVSQLSLNHLSLVEGPQALDALREILQLHNLRDEASAWRQIEGLLGLGCERVIAHVGEDAWRGWRNGLEVRLQLDPQHFVGSSAVLFSAVLAQFFSLYATANRFVRTVLVQSDKEVKAWQPQAGMPLSL, encoded by the coding sequence ATGAGCGACTCGATTGACCCGCAACTGCTCGACTATTACCAGAAGGAACTGACCTGGTTGCGCCATGCGGGAAGTATTTTCGCCGAACGTTACCCCAAGGTTGCCAGGCGCCTGGAGCTGTCTCCCGGGGAATGCCCCGACCCGCACGTCGAACGGCTGCTGGAGGGTTTTGCGCTTCTGGCGGCGCGCCTGCAACGGCGACTGGATGACGACTACGCCGAATTCAGCGATGCGCTTCTGGAACAACTGTATCCATTGGCGATGCGCCCCCTGCCATCTTGCGCCATCGTGCAATTCGAACCGGACCCCAGCAAAGGCAATCTGGACGACGGTTACCCGTTGCCCCGCGATACGCCATTGTTCGTCACCACCAGCAAAGGCGAAAGCATCCATTTTCGCACCACTGCGGCGGTTCGTTTGTGGCCATTGGAAATCAATGAAGCATTGATGTTGGGCAGCGAAGAAGCCCAGGCCCTGACGGGCGTCGCTCAGGCTCGTTCGGCGCTGCGTCTGGGCCTGCGTTGCCTGGGCGACAGTCAATGGTCAACGCTGGGCATCGAACAATTGCGTATCCACCTGAGCGCCTCGCCGGTGATCAACGCTTGTCTCTATGACCTGCTCGGTGCTCATGCCGTGAAGGTGCTGGCCGGCCCCATCGGCAGCGTGCCGAAGGGGCTTGAGGGGCTGCCACACATCGTCGGTTTTGCCAGCGATGAAGTGTTGCTACCAGACGAGGATGGCGTGCACCCTGGCATGCGCTTATTAGCCGAATACTTTGCCTTCCCGGACAAATTCAACTTCTTTGATTTGCCTCTGGCCGGTGTCACCAGCGATCACCAGGCCCTGTATGTGTACATCGTCTTTGACCGTGCGCCGAGCAATCGAATGCACCTTCAGGCCAGCGATTTTGCACTGGGCTGCACGCCGGTGATCAACCTGTTTCCGCGAACCTCAGAGCCACTGCGTCCGGACGGCACCCGCAGCGAATACCGCCTGGTGGCCGACAGTCATCGGGAAAACAGCGTCGAGATCCATAGCATCCGGGCGATGCGGGCCAGCACCCGCCAGGGCGTACAGCGAGTACCGGCCTATTACGGCAGCCAGCACAGCGGAAACGATAAACAGTGTTACTGGCACGCCCGGCGCGTTAGCGGCATGACCCCGAATCGCCTCGGCACTGACCTGTTGCTGAGCCTAGTGGATACCCGACTCGACCCGCTGACGGACGCCATCGAATACAGCCTCACCGCCGAACTGCTCTGCACAAACCGACACCTGGCTCAGAGCCTTCCCGCCGGCACGCCGTTAGGCTTTGAGCGTCCGGGCCCGGTAGCCTGGGCGCGCCTGCGCAATCCTCCAAGCCCACAGAGTTTGCCGCGCCTGGACGGAGAATCGCGTTGGCGGCTGGTGTCGCAACTGAGCCTCAATCATTTGTCGCTGGTCGAAGGGCCACAGGCTCTGGATGCACTCCGGGAAATTCTGCAATTGCACAACCTGCGTGACGAGGCCAGCGCCTGGCGACAGATCGAAGGCTTGCTTGGCCTCGGTTGCGAACGGGTCATCGCCCATGTCGGCGAAGACGCCTGGCGCGGCTGGCGCAATGGACTTGAAGTGCGGTTACAGCTTGATCCGCAGCATTTCGTCGGCAGCAGCGCGGTGTTGTTTTCAGCGGTACTGGCGCAATTCTTTTCGCTCTACGCCACCGCCAACCGCTTTGTGCGCACGGTACTGGTTCAATCAGACAAGGAGGTCAAAGCATGGCAACCCCAAGCCGGCATGCCGCTGTCCCTCTGA
- the tssG gene encoding type VI secretion system baseplate subunit TssG produces MATPSRHAAVPLSLSQRLRQEPQAFELLQALLLLEREHPQAESLGSGTAPQAEALRLRGPLTPLFSASEIESLTQEPGQQPVLSTPVFGLGGPDGPLPYAYQEWLQQRARAKDHAPAVFLDLFQHRLLSLLYKVMRKHRIAAGFTAPGVSPVQVQLRALTGLLPKALQERQAIPDCAVLACTALFTDGRRSLAGFAAIIREQFELPVELSAFQGAWREIPPASRSRLQPGGRNLQLGVSAVAGTRVWDEHAGYRLTLGPLTSAQAARFLPDGESHAALASLSALYFGPDLDCTLVLLVRGAGPMKLGRQAPPVLSWNGGLQRQASLAVQRITIGLRQPEIT; encoded by the coding sequence ATGGCAACCCCAAGCCGGCATGCCGCTGTCCCTCTGAGCCTGAGCCAACGACTGCGTCAGGAACCCCAGGCGTTCGAATTGTTGCAGGCGTTGTTGCTGCTGGAACGCGAACACCCGCAGGCCGAATCGCTGGGCAGCGGCACCGCCCCACAAGCGGAAGCACTGCGCTTGCGGGGGCCGTTGACGCCACTATTCTCGGCCAGTGAAATCGAAAGCCTCACCCAGGAACCCGGCCAGCAGCCGGTCCTGAGCACACCGGTATTTGGCCTTGGCGGCCCCGACGGCCCCCTGCCCTACGCCTATCAGGAATGGCTGCAGCAACGGGCACGGGCCAAGGATCATGCCCCCGCCGTATTCCTTGACCTGTTCCAGCATCGACTGCTGAGCCTGCTGTACAAAGTGATGCGCAAACACCGGATCGCCGCAGGTTTCACCGCACCCGGAGTCTCCCCGGTGCAGGTGCAATTGCGGGCACTGACCGGACTGCTGCCCAAAGCGTTGCAGGAACGACAGGCCATCCCCGATTGCGCCGTACTGGCGTGCACTGCCCTGTTTACTGATGGACGCCGCTCCCTTGCCGGATTTGCCGCGATCATACGTGAGCAGTTCGAACTACCCGTGGAGCTCAGTGCCTTTCAAGGTGCCTGGCGCGAGATCCCGCCCGCCAGTCGCAGTCGCTTGCAACCGGGTGGGCGCAATCTGCAATTGGGCGTCAGCGCAGTGGCCGGCACTCGGGTCTGGGATGAACACGCAGGTTATCGCCTGACCCTCGGCCCGCTGACGTCTGCCCAGGCCGCGCGATTTCTGCCCGATGGCGAATCTCATGCTGCGCTCGCCAGCCTCAGCGCCCTGTATTTCGGTCCGGATCTGGATTGCACGCTGGTGCTGCTGGTACGTGGCGCCGGCCCAATGAAACTTGGACGTCAAGCGCCTCCAGTGCTCAGTTGGAATGGCGGTCTGCAACGTCAGGCCAGCCTTGCCGTGCAACGGATCACCATCGGCCTTCGTCAGCCGGAGATCACCTGA
- the tssH gene encoding type VI secretion system ATPase TssH: MELASLIGRLNPDNRRALERAAQRCLQRGHHYVEIEHLLLELLDIEGGDFAYLLPRFGLERDALTAEINKALDLFKSGSTRTPALSSHTTGLLEDAVVQASVLGLDSIRSGLLLLALIDRDERRSLLLNSASSLLKIPREALRNNLLEWTESSREHVGAVRSPGAGNPGPKHDGVLDQYTQDLTADAHAGRIDPIVGRDGEIRQCIDILLRRRQNNPILVGAPGVGKTAVVEGLALRIAARDVPPSLQEVSLRVLDLGMLQAGAGVKGEFEQRLKGVIDAVRSAEKPIILFIDEAHTLIGAGGAEGGSDAANLLKPALARGELRTLAATTWLEYKKYFEKDPALARRFQLVQVEEPDETTAVEMLRGVAAKLEQHHGVQVLDAAIHEAVKLSHRYISGRQLPDKAISVLDTACARVALGQHDVPPPLESLRHRQNSLKDEVERLRREQATGLDHRERITLLESESTGNVQAIRELETRWNEERVAVRELLETRSELLALSERADSDKPDEAIDSRIDHLAAELVRLEAGLDAIRQDDPLVPEQVDTKTVAAVIAGWTGIPVGKMLADEAHAVRTLGQRMGLRVMGQSIALGTIAQRLQAYRAGLTDPQKPVGVFLLVGPTGVGKTETAYALADALYGGERNLISINLSEYQEAHTVSQLKGAPPGYVGYGSGGVLTEAVRRKPYSVVLLDEIEKAHPDVLEAFYNVFDKGVMEDGTGLVVDFKNTVMLATSNVGAELLLDTPVAQLGTDAFNEALHKVLLQAFRPAFLARMTVVAYRPLDEATLEGIVLAKLEKLRGRYKAATGKQFEFDAGIVQAVLAKCSAAGARDVENVLMTQVTGKLAEWVLE; the protein is encoded by the coding sequence ATGGAACTGGCCAGCCTGATCGGACGCCTCAACCCGGACAACCGCCGCGCCCTCGAACGAGCCGCGCAACGCTGTCTGCAACGGGGCCATCACTACGTCGAAATTGAGCACTTGCTGCTGGAACTGCTGGACATCGAGGGCGGTGACTTCGCTTATCTGCTGCCGCGTTTCGGCCTGGAGCGTGATGCCTTGACGGCGGAAATCAACAAGGCGCTGGACCTGTTCAAATCCGGCAGCACACGCACCCCGGCATTGTCGTCGCACACCACCGGCCTGCTCGAAGATGCGGTAGTGCAAGCCAGCGTGCTAGGGCTGGACAGCATTCGCTCGGGCTTACTGCTACTGGCATTGATCGACCGCGACGAGCGCCGCAGCCTGCTGCTCAACAGTGCTTCCTCACTGTTGAAAATTCCTCGCGAGGCGCTGCGCAACAATCTGCTGGAATGGACCGAAAGCTCTCGGGAACACGTGGGGGCGGTACGTTCTCCAGGGGCTGGCAACCCGGGGCCAAAACACGATGGCGTACTGGACCAGTACACCCAGGACCTTACCGCCGACGCTCATGCCGGGCGAATAGACCCCATCGTCGGCCGCGATGGCGAGATCCGCCAATGCATCGACATCCTCCTGCGCCGCCGACAGAACAACCCGATTCTGGTCGGTGCACCGGGCGTGGGCAAAACTGCGGTGGTCGAAGGCCTGGCCCTGCGCATTGCCGCCAGGGACGTGCCGCCGTCGTTGCAGGAAGTCAGTTTGCGGGTGCTTGACCTTGGTATGTTGCAGGCCGGCGCCGGGGTCAAAGGTGAGTTCGAGCAACGCCTCAAAGGCGTGATCGACGCGGTGCGCAGCGCCGAGAAACCGATCATTTTGTTCATCGACGAAGCCCACACACTGATTGGCGCTGGCGGTGCCGAAGGCGGCAGCGACGCGGCCAACCTTCTCAAACCGGCGCTCGCCCGAGGCGAACTGCGCACCCTCGCCGCGACCACCTGGCTTGAGTATAAAAAATACTTCGAGAAGGACCCGGCCCTTGCCCGGCGTTTTCAACTGGTACAAGTCGAAGAACCGGACGAAACCACCGCCGTGGAAATGCTCCGTGGTGTCGCTGCCAAACTCGAACAACACCACGGTGTGCAGGTGCTGGACGCTGCGATTCACGAAGCGGTGAAACTGTCCCACCGCTACATCTCCGGACGCCAGTTACCGGACAAGGCAATCAGCGTGCTCGACACCGCGTGCGCCCGTGTCGCCCTCGGCCAGCACGACGTGCCACCGCCACTGGAAAGCCTGCGCCACCGCCAGAACAGCCTCAAAGATGAAGTCGAACGCCTGCGCCGCGAACAGGCGACCGGACTCGATCATCGTGAGCGCATCACCCTGCTGGAAAGCGAATCGACCGGCAATGTGCAGGCCATTCGCGAACTGGAAACCCGCTGGAACGAAGAGCGAGTCGCCGTGCGCGAGTTGCTGGAAACCCGCAGCGAGTTGCTGGCCTTGAGCGAGCGCGCCGACAGCGACAAACCGGACGAAGCCATCGACAGCCGTATCGATCACCTGGCTGCAGAACTGGTACGACTGGAAGCAGGACTCGATGCCATTCGCCAGGACGACCCGCTGGTGCCGGAACAGGTCGATACCAAAACCGTCGCCGCCGTCATCGCCGGCTGGACCGGCATCCCGGTCGGAAAAATGCTCGCTGACGAAGCCCACGCCGTACGCACCCTCGGCCAGCGCATGGGTTTGCGCGTCATGGGCCAGAGCATTGCGCTGGGCACCATCGCCCAGCGTCTGCAGGCCTACCGTGCCGGCCTTACCGACCCGCAAAAACCGGTCGGCGTGTTCCTGCTGGTCGGCCCCACCGGTGTCGGCAAAACCGAAACCGCTTACGCGCTAGCCGATGCGCTGTATGGCGGCGAACGTAACCTGATCAGCATCAACCTTTCGGAATACCAGGAAGCCCACACCGTCAGCCAACTCAAAGGTGCCCCGCCCGGCTATGTTGGTTATGGCAGCGGCGGCGTGCTCACCGAAGCGGTGCGGCGTAAACCTTATTCGGTGGTGCTGCTCGACGAAATTGAAAAGGCCCACCCGGATGTGCTCGAAGCCTTCTACAACGTCTTCGACAAAGGCGTCATGGAGGACGGCACCGGGTTGGTGGTGGACTTCAAAAACACTGTGATGCTCGCCACCAGTAACGTCGGTGCTGAATTGTTGCTCGACACACCCGTGGCGCAACTGGGCACCGACGCCTTCAACGAAGCGTTGCACAAAGTGCTGCTGCAAGCATTTCGCCCGGCGTTTCTGGCGCGGATGACGGTGGTGGCGTATCGGCCACTGGATGAGGCAACACTGGAAGGGATTGTGTTGGCGAAGCTGGAGAAACTGCGTGGCCGATACAAAGCCGCGACTGGAAAACAGTTCGAATTTGATGCCGGGATTGTCCAGGCAGTGTTGGCCAAGTGCAGTGCGGCGGGTGCGAGGGATGTTGAAAATGTGTTGATGACGCAGGTGACGGGGAAGTTGGCGGAGTGGGTGCTTGAGTAA
- the tssI gene encoding type VI secretion system tip protein VgrG has protein sequence MPRTTDSNTTLSLTATSLSALYPESLSGEEALNSLGSQTLNGLNDGSALPLASAVATHVTTTLHNDAQSRAFDALVAEIRQLPADATAERYQLVLRPWLWWLTLASNNRVFQNLSTSDIVTTIFKAHGFTDFALKLTGSYTPREYCVQYGETDFAFVSRLLEEEGIFWFFTHEEGKHTLVLGDSNDAFAQIPNGPKINYLGQQMGERELHGIRSGQVCMQAVAGFFRATDYEFTTPTTSLYSQAEAVAGPRSMYEHPGSYNAKARGDTLTKQRVDGLRSQEKRFVGESDCRWLVPGHWFTLAGHDDSTLNIDWVVTAVTHEASHENYQNRFEAIPKATPFRPQRTTPKPRMHPQTALVVGKAGEEIWTDQYGRIKLQFPWDRDGKNDETSSCWVRVVLPWSGKGFGMQFVPRIGQEVIVTFIDGDPDRPLVTGCVYNGDNALPYALPANQTQSGIKTQSSKGGGGFNELRFEDKKDAEEVFLQAQKDFKINVLNDTTATVGHDETLTVQNARTRTVKDGDETVTLEKGKRSVTIQTGSDTLDVKDSRTVKVGADQTHSTGGNYEHQVTGNYSLTVDGNLTIKVTGTLTLESGGTFSMKSGADFAAEASTSVTHKAGTALTNQAGTSLTNKAGTTLTNDAGVSLMNKGGAEQTVDGGGMLTLKGGLVKVN, from the coding sequence ATGCCACGCACCACCGACAGCAACACCACCCTCTCCCTCACCGCCACCTCGCTGTCGGCGCTTTATCCTGAGTCGCTGTCCGGCGAAGAAGCGCTCAACTCGCTCGGCTCGCAAACCCTCAACGGCCTCAACGACGGTTCCGCCCTGCCCCTGGCTTCTGCGGTCGCCACACATGTCACCACCACCCTGCACAACGACGCACAAAGTCGCGCGTTCGACGCACTGGTCGCCGAAATACGCCAACTCCCCGCCGACGCCACCGCAGAGCGTTATCAGCTTGTACTGCGGCCATGGCTCTGGTGGCTTACGCTGGCCAGCAACAACCGCGTGTTCCAGAACCTCAGCACCTCAGACATCGTCACCACGATTTTCAAGGCTCACGGTTTCACCGACTTCGCGCTGAAACTCACCGGCAGTTACACCCCTCGCGAGTACTGCGTGCAGTACGGCGAAACGGATTTCGCCTTCGTTTCGCGGTTGCTGGAAGAAGAAGGGATCTTCTGGTTTTTCACCCACGAAGAAGGCAAGCACACGCTGGTGTTGGGGGACAGCAACGATGCCTTCGCGCAGATCCCCAACGGACCGAAGATCAACTACCTCGGCCAGCAAATGGGCGAGCGCGAACTGCACGGCATTCGCTCCGGCCAGGTGTGCATGCAAGCCGTAGCCGGCTTTTTTCGTGCAACAGATTACGAGTTCACGACGCCGACCACGTCGCTCTACAGCCAGGCCGAAGCCGTCGCCGGGCCGCGCTCGATGTACGAGCACCCCGGCAGCTACAACGCCAAGGCTCGGGGCGATACGTTGACCAAGCAGCGAGTCGACGGGCTGCGCAGCCAGGAGAAACGTTTTGTCGGCGAGAGTGACTGTCGCTGGCTGGTGCCAGGGCACTGGTTCACCCTCGCCGGCCATGATGACTCGACGCTGAATATCGATTGGGTAGTGACGGCGGTCACTCATGAAGCCAGTCACGAAAACTACCAGAATCGCTTCGAAGCGATCCCCAAGGCCACACCGTTCCGCCCGCAACGCACGACACCCAAACCCCGCATGCACCCTCAGACCGCCCTCGTCGTCGGCAAGGCCGGTGAAGAAATCTGGACCGATCAATATGGCCGCATCAAGTTGCAATTCCCCTGGGATCGCGACGGCAAGAACGATGAAACCAGTTCGTGCTGGGTTCGGGTCGTGCTGCCCTGGAGTGGCAAGGGTTTCGGCATGCAGTTCGTCCCGCGTATCGGCCAGGAAGTGATCGTGACGTTTATCGATGGCGATCCGGATCGGCCGCTGGTGACCGGTTGCGTCTACAACGGTGACAACGCCCTACCCTATGCCTTGCCGGCGAATCAGACCCAGTCCGGGATCAAGACTCAATCATCCAAGGGCGGCGGCGGTTTCAACGAATTGCGCTTTGAGGACAAGAAAGACGCCGAAGAGGTGTTCTTGCAGGCGCAAAAGGATTTCAAGATCAATGTGCTCAACGACACCACCGCCACGGTCGGCCATGACGAAACCCTGACGGTGCAGAACGCTCGCACACGCACGGTAAAGGACGGTGACGAAACCGTGACGTTGGAGAAAGGCAAACGCAGCGTGACGATCCAGACCGGCAGCGACACGCTCGACGTGAAGGACAGCCGCACGGTGAAGGTCGGCGCCGACCAGACGCACAGCACCGGCGGCAACTACGAGCACCAGGTCACGGGCAATTACAGCCTGACGGTCGACGGCAATCTGACCATCAAAGTGACCGGCACCCTGACCCTGGAAAGTGGCGGCACTTTTTCGATGAAGAGTGGCGCGGACTTCGCGGCTGAAGCCAGTACATCCGTCACGCACAAAGCCGGCACTGCACTGACCAATCAGGCCGGGACGTCACTGACCAACAAGGCCGGCACCACGCTGACCAACGATGCGGGGGTCAGTCTGATGAACAAGGGCGGGGCCGAGCAGACTGTGGACGGCGGTGGCATGCTGACCCTCAAGGGCGGGCTGGTGAAAGTCAACTGA
- a CDS encoding toxin-antitoxin system YwqK family antitoxin, producing MTSSKVDLQRGDSHMDGRLIDDRLEGPLHIKENGRPQADLNYSQGELQGPSVLYHPNGKVSAQLPYVQDKLQGIASFYAPEGWLQRKASYRRGLLQGEATNYFPDGQIAESEFYRDGVREGRYQRFHPNGKPAVDARYLNGQLVEPEQGFASDGRPLDAEGKPISRMRWWFRRWTDPEQA from the coding sequence ATGACATCCAGCAAAGTGGACTTGCAGCGTGGTGACAGCCACATGGACGGACGCCTGATCGATGATCGACTGGAGGGCCCGCTGCACATCAAGGAAAATGGTCGGCCACAGGCTGATCTGAATTACAGCCAGGGTGAACTCCAAGGCCCCAGCGTGCTGTATCACCCCAACGGCAAGGTATCGGCGCAGTTGCCTTATGTGCAGGATAAATTGCAGGGCATTGCCAGTTTTTATGCGCCTGAAGGCTGGCTGCAGCGCAAGGCCAGCTACCGCCGGGGCTTGTTGCAGGGTGAGGCGACTAATTATTTCCCCGATGGGCAGATCGCCGAGTCGGAGTTTTACCGCGATGGTGTACGCGAGGGGCGTTATCAGCGCTTTCATCCCAATGGTAAACCAGCGGTTGATGCGCGTTACCTCAATGGGCAACTGGTTGAACCGGAGCAGGGTTTTGCCAGTGACGGGCGACCGCTGGATGCCGAGGGCAAACCGATTTCGCGGATGCGCTGGTGGTTTCGACGCTGGACGGATCCGGAGCAGGCGTAG
- a CDS encoding DUF4280 domain-containing protein, which yields MGCPQVCATATLQCSFGAAPAVLNVLPVNRTLTAGLPAANIMDHIPMVNVMPFGMCTSLANPMVAAATAAALGVLTPMPCIPATASPWIPGGAPTVLLGNMPALDANSTLMCNWAGVIKIVMPGQMQMLIP from the coding sequence ATGGGCTGTCCGCAAGTCTGTGCCACCGCAACCCTGCAATGCAGTTTCGGCGCGGCACCTGCCGTGCTCAATGTGTTGCCGGTAAATCGCACCCTGACCGCTGGCCTGCCAGCGGCGAACATCATGGACCACATCCCGATGGTGAATGTCATGCCGTTTGGCATGTGCACGAGCCTGGCCAACCCGATGGTCGCGGCGGCCACTGCGGCGGCACTTGGGGTGCTGACGCCAATGCCCTGCATCCCGGCCACCGCTAGCCCATGGATCCCCGGCGGTGCGCCAACCGTCCTGCTGGGCAATATGCCGGCGCTCGACGCCAACAGCACCTTGATGTGCAACTGGGCAGGGGTGATCAAAATCGTCATGCCGGGGCAGATGCAGATGCTCATTCCCTGA
- a CDS encoding phosphotransferase family protein — protein sequence MALTDQSTRIRSGEELDASLIDPYLKAHIPGLSGLPQISQFPGGASNLTYLLEYPEQEFVLRRPPFGHKAKSAHDMGREFRILNQLRDGFPYCPKAYVHCTDESVIGAEFYVMERVNGIILRSELPPELGLDSAKTEALCKSFIDKFVELHRVDYNAYGLGDLGKPEGYVARQIKGWSDRYEKALSPDAPQWETVKAWLNDKMPADHPTSSIVHNDYRFDNVILDPQNPMQIIGVLDWELTTLGDPLMDLGNTLAYWIQADDPAPVQLMRRQPSHAPGMLTRREFVDYYAERAGIQIDNFDFYYTYGLFRLAGIVQQIYYRFFHGQTQDKRFSQFIHMNKLLEQMSLQVIQKSSL from the coding sequence ATGGCGCTTACTGACCAGTCCACCCGTATCCGCTCTGGCGAAGAACTCGATGCCAGCCTGATCGATCCGTATCTCAAGGCGCACATTCCGGGCCTCAGTGGTTTGCCGCAGATCAGCCAGTTTCCAGGCGGCGCGTCGAACCTCACTTACTTGCTGGAATACCCGGAACAGGAATTCGTCCTGCGCCGGCCGCCGTTTGGCCACAAAGCCAAATCCGCTCACGACATGGGCCGCGAATTTCGCATCCTCAATCAACTGCGCGATGGCTTCCCGTACTGCCCCAAGGCTTACGTGCACTGCACCGACGAATCGGTGATCGGCGCCGAGTTCTATGTGATGGAACGGGTCAACGGGATCATCCTGCGCTCCGAACTGCCACCGGAACTGGGCCTGGATTCGGCGAAAACCGAAGCCTTGTGCAAAAGCTTCATCGACAAGTTCGTTGAACTGCACCGCGTTGACTACAACGCCTACGGCCTGGGTGACCTTGGCAAACCCGAAGGGTATGTCGCACGGCAAATCAAAGGCTGGAGCGACCGCTACGAGAAAGCCCTGTCGCCAGATGCTCCACAGTGGGAAACGGTCAAAGCCTGGCTCAACGACAAGATGCCGGCCGATCACCCGACTTCAAGCATCGTCCACAACGACTATCGCTTCGACAATGTGATCCTCGACCCGCAAAACCCGATGCAAATCATCGGTGTGCTCGACTGGGAACTCACAACCCTGGGCGACCCGCTGATGGATCTGGGCAACACCCTCGCCTACTGGATTCAGGCTGACGACCCGGCACCGGTGCAACTGATGCGCCGCCAACCGAGTCACGCACCGGGCATGCTGACCCGCCGTGAATTCGTCGACTACTACGCTGAGCGCGCAGGCATTCAAATTGATAATTTCGACTTCTACTACACCTATGGCCTGTTCCGCCTGGCCGGCATCGTGCAGCAGATCTACTACCGTTTCTTCCATGGTCAGACCCAGGACAAACGCTTCTCGCAGTTCATTCACATGAACAAACTGCTGGAGCAAATGAGCCTGCAAGTCATCCAGAAATCCAGCCTTTGA
- a CDS encoding SDR family oxidoreductase — MSKTQLFDLDGKIAFVSGASRGIGEAIAKLLAQQGAHVIVSSRKLDGCQHVADAIIAAGGKATAVACHIGEMEQISQVFAGIKEQFGRLDILVNNAATNPQFCNVLDTDLSAFQKTVDVNIRGYFFMSVEAGKLMRENGGGSIINVASINGVSPGIFQGIYSVTKAAVINMTKVFAKECAQFGIRCNALLPGLTDTKFASALVKSDAILKTALAQIPLKRVADPSEMAGAVLYLASDASSYTTGVSLNVDGGFLS, encoded by the coding sequence ATGTCCAAGACTCAGTTGTTCGACCTCGACGGCAAGATCGCTTTCGTCTCCGGCGCCAGCCGCGGTATCGGTGAAGCCATCGCCAAGCTCCTGGCCCAGCAAGGCGCCCACGTCATCGTCTCGAGCCGCAAGCTCGACGGTTGCCAGCACGTCGCCGACGCGATCATCGCCGCCGGCGGCAAAGCCACCGCCGTGGCTTGCCATATTGGTGAGATGGAGCAGATCAGCCAGGTCTTCGCCGGCATCAAGGAACAGTTTGGCCGCCTCGACATTCTGGTCAACAATGCGGCAACCAACCCACAGTTCTGCAACGTCCTGGACACCGACCTCAGCGCCTTCCAGAAAACCGTCGACGTCAACATCCGCGGCTACTTCTTCATGTCGGTGGAAGCCGGCAAGCTGATGCGCGAAAACGGTGGCGGCAGCATCATCAACGTCGCCTCGATCAACGGCGTTTCGCCCGGCATCTTCCAGGGCATCTACTCGGTGACCAAGGCGGCCGTGATCAACATGACCAAAGTGTTCGCCAAGGAATGCGCGCAATTCGGCATCCGCTGCAATGCCCTGCTGCCAGGCCTGACCGACACCAAGTTCGCTTCGGCACTGGTCAAGAGCGATGCGATCCTGAAAACCGCACTGGCACAAATTCCACTCAAACGTGTGGCGGACCCAAGCGAGATGGCCGGTGCCGTGTTGTACCTGGCGAGCGATGCGTCGAGCTACACCACTGGGGTTTCGCTGAATGTGGACGGCGGGTTCCTGTCCTGA